The Halobacterium sp. CBA1132 genome has a segment encoding these proteins:
- the pepF gene encoding oligoendopeptidase F, whose amino-acid sequence MSSVPERSERAEKHTWDLESIYATDDDWEAAYEDVASRLENLEAYEGQLTASGETLLEALELRDEIHREAAKVSAYARMRSDEDTRDQQYQALRARASSLMADVSSATSFFDPELQDCTREELQGLVEDEPELATYEHYFDDVLRMKPHTRSAEVEELLSDLGDVLGAPSDAYNMLTDADLEFPTVEDPEGEAVEISQANFTKLLKDPDREFRQTVHESFFETIGDVRNTIGATMKNQVKKDVKLAEARNYDTAREAALDGANIPTEVYDNLVETVDDNLDKLHRHVDLKREALDVDEVQMWDLYMPIVDSESPEVPYEEAKEHVVEAVAPLGEDYQNRVAEGLESRWVDVYENRGKRSGAYSGGTYDTQPFILMNYQDDISSMFTLAHELGHSLHSQYTSEKQPYVYSDYEIFVAEVASTVNEALLVNHLLDTVEDDHFRKHILNEYLERFRSTLYRQTLFADVEQRLHSLAEDGEALTPDRIDEVYGERKEAYYANAVVDDDIRREWMRIPHFYYNFYVYQYATGISSAVAIADRILNEGGNEAATQYREALQLGGSEYPIDILDHAGVDVTNSKFIETALDVYEEHLDEAAELLE is encoded by the coding sequence ATGAGCAGCGTTCCCGAACGCAGCGAGCGAGCCGAGAAACACACGTGGGACTTAGAGAGCATCTACGCCACCGACGACGACTGGGAGGCCGCCTACGAGGATGTCGCGTCGCGGCTGGAGAACCTCGAAGCCTACGAGGGGCAACTCACGGCGTCCGGCGAGACGCTGCTGGAAGCCCTCGAACTCCGCGACGAGATTCACCGGGAGGCCGCGAAGGTGTCGGCGTACGCCCGTATGCGCTCGGACGAGGACACCCGCGACCAGCAGTATCAGGCGCTGCGCGCGCGAGCGTCCAGCCTGATGGCCGACGTCTCCAGTGCGACATCGTTCTTCGACCCGGAACTACAGGACTGCACGCGCGAGGAACTGCAGGGTCTCGTCGAAGACGAACCGGAACTGGCGACCTACGAGCACTACTTCGACGACGTGCTGCGGATGAAACCGCACACGCGCTCGGCGGAAGTCGAGGAACTGCTCAGCGACCTCGGTGACGTGCTCGGCGCGCCGAGTGACGCGTACAACATGCTCACCGACGCCGACCTCGAGTTCCCGACCGTCGAGGACCCCGAGGGCGAGGCCGTCGAAATCTCGCAGGCGAACTTCACGAAGCTCCTGAAAGACCCCGACCGGGAGTTCCGACAGACCGTCCACGAGTCGTTCTTCGAGACGATAGGCGACGTCCGGAACACCATCGGCGCGACGATGAAAAATCAGGTGAAAAAGGACGTCAAGCTCGCGGAGGCGCGCAACTACGACACCGCCCGCGAGGCCGCCCTCGACGGCGCGAACATCCCGACGGAAGTCTACGACAACCTCGTGGAGACCGTCGACGACAACCTCGACAAACTCCACCGCCACGTCGACCTCAAGCGCGAAGCGCTCGATGTCGACGAGGTCCAGATGTGGGACCTCTACATGCCCATCGTCGACTCCGAGAGCCCCGAAGTCCCCTACGAGGAGGCCAAAGAGCACGTCGTCGAGGCCGTCGCGCCGCTCGGCGAGGACTACCAGAACCGCGTCGCGGAGGGCCTCGAATCCCGCTGGGTGGATGTCTACGAGAACCGCGGGAAGCGCTCGGGCGCGTACTCCGGGGGAACCTACGACACCCAGCCGTTCATCCTGATGAACTACCAGGACGACATCTCCTCGATGTTCACGCTCGCGCACGAACTCGGCCACAGCCTCCACAGCCAGTACACGAGCGAGAAGCAGCCCTACGTCTACTCGGACTACGAAATCTTCGTGGCAGAGGTCGCGTCGACGGTCAACGAGGCGCTGCTCGTCAACCACCTCCTCGATACTGTCGAGGACGACCACTTCCGCAAGCACATCCTCAACGAGTACCTCGAACGGTTCCGGTCGACGCTGTACCGACAGACGCTGTTCGCGGACGTCGAACAGCGCCTGCACTCGCTGGCCGAGGACGGCGAAGCGCTGACGCCCGACCGCATCGACGAAGTGTACGGCGAGCGCAAGGAGGCCTACTACGCCAACGCCGTCGTCGACGACGACATCCGCCGCGAGTGGATGCGCATCCCGCACTTCTACTATAATTTTTATGTTTACCAATATGCGACTGGAATAAGCTCTGCAGTTGCAATTGCTGACCGCATCCTAAATGAAGGTGGTAATGAAGCTGCGACCCAGTACCGTGAGGCTCTGCAACTGGGCGGCAGTGAGTACCCCATCGATATCCTCGACCACGCCGGGGTCGACGTAACTAACTCCAAGTTCATCGAGACCGCTCTCGATGTTTACGAAGAACACCTTGATGAGGCGGCTGAACTGCTAGAATAG
- the truA gene encoding tRNA pseudouridine(38-40) synthase TruA, with the protein MPRRAFRVAYDGRPYYGFQRQPDVTTVEGELFGALRRLDVFEGEKPVGYAAAGRTDAGVSARAQTIAFDAPEWLTPSGLNSELSGPLRAWATADAPPDFHATHDANWREYRYFWLAGDADDQCARRALDRLLGEHDFHNLTPDDTDTVRDLSGGVERRGDFLVVTLRANGFARELVRRVVALVQVVADGASFERIDRLLAAEPIEGPEGVAPAPPGPLVLHDVDYDIEFDPEANAADATREMFESLREERRARARAAGHVADSL; encoded by the coding sequence GTGCCCCGCCGCGCGTTCCGCGTCGCCTACGACGGCCGCCCCTACTACGGCTTCCAGCGCCAGCCCGACGTCACGACCGTCGAGGGCGAGCTGTTCGGCGCGCTCCGGCGGCTGGATGTCTTCGAGGGCGAGAAACCCGTGGGCTACGCGGCCGCCGGGCGCACGGACGCCGGCGTGTCGGCGCGCGCCCAGACCATCGCCTTCGACGCGCCCGAGTGGCTGACGCCGTCCGGGCTGAACAGCGAACTCTCCGGGCCGCTGCGCGCGTGGGCGACCGCCGACGCGCCCCCGGACTTCCACGCGACTCACGACGCGAACTGGCGCGAATACCGATATTTTTGGCTCGCTGGAGACGCCGACGACCAGTGCGCTCGCCGCGCGCTCGACCGGCTGCTCGGCGAACACGACTTCCACAACCTCACGCCCGACGACACCGACACGGTCCGCGACCTCTCGGGCGGCGTCGAACGGCGAGGGGACTTTCTGGTAGTGACTCTGCGCGCGAACGGGTTCGCCCGCGAACTCGTGCGCCGCGTCGTCGCGCTCGTGCAGGTAGTCGCCGACGGCGCGAGCTTCGAGCGCATCGACCGACTGCTCGCCGCCGAACCAATCGAAGGGCCGGAGGGCGTCGCGCCCGCGCCACCGGGGCCGCTCGTGCTCCACGACGTCGACTACGACATCGAGTTCGACCCCGAGGCGAACGCCGCGGACGCCACCCGAGAGATGTTCGAATCGCTGCGCGAGGAGCGCCGCGCGAGAGCGCGCGCCGCCGGCCACGTCGCGGACTCGCTGTAG
- the hisS gene encoding histidine--tRNA ligase — translation MYDRLKGFRDFYPEEMGPRREAMDAVEDAARRYGFREIGTPALESTQMYVDKSGEGIVDELYSFTDQGGRDVALTPELTPTVARMVVAKQQELSKPIKWYSTRAFWRYEEPQQGRFREFYQTNVDIFGSRDPRADAEVLAVAADGLTELGLTGEDFEFRVSHRDILGGLLNAFDADVDTEDAIRVVDKREKIERAEYLDGLADAGLSYDQAERFDELLAGDDLDALVEFAGTERVEDAVQNLRAVLDAAENLGVREYCDISLTTARGLDYYTGVVFECFDATGDIGRSVFGGGRYDDLIEEFGGQPTPAVGVAPGHAPLNLLLERAGVRSDGNLSTDYYVLQVGDTEAEAARVASDLRARGHVVETDVADRSFGAQMNYADGVGAETVVIVGEQDLANGEVTVKDMVSGDQTTANFEDFPGDRDEPRYEDFA, via the coding sequence ATGTACGACCGACTCAAGGGATTCCGGGACTTCTACCCCGAGGAGATGGGGCCGCGCCGCGAGGCGATGGACGCCGTCGAGGACGCCGCGCGCCGGTACGGCTTCCGCGAAATCGGGACGCCCGCGCTGGAATCGACGCAGATGTACGTCGACAAGTCCGGCGAGGGCATCGTCGACGAACTCTACTCCTTCACCGACCAGGGCGGCCGCGACGTCGCGCTCACGCCCGAGCTGACGCCGACGGTCGCGCGCATGGTCGTCGCCAAACAGCAGGAACTCTCGAAGCCCATCAAGTGGTACTCGACGCGCGCGTTCTGGCGCTACGAGGAGCCCCAGCAGGGCCGCTTCCGGGAGTTCTACCAGACGAACGTCGACATCTTCGGCTCCCGCGACCCGCGCGCGGACGCCGAAGTGCTTGCGGTCGCCGCCGACGGCCTGACGGAACTCGGCTTGACGGGCGAGGACTTCGAGTTCCGCGTCTCCCACCGCGACATTCTCGGCGGCCTCCTGAACGCCTTCGACGCCGACGTCGACACCGAGGACGCCATCCGCGTCGTCGACAAGCGCGAGAAAATCGAGCGCGCGGAGTACCTCGACGGCCTCGCGGACGCCGGCCTCTCCTACGACCAGGCCGAACGCTTCGACGAACTGCTCGCGGGCGACGACCTCGACGCACTCGTCGAGTTCGCCGGCACGGAGCGCGTCGAGGACGCCGTCCAGAACCTCCGCGCGGTCCTCGACGCCGCCGAGAACCTCGGCGTGCGCGAGTACTGCGACATCTCGCTGACGACCGCTCGCGGCCTCGACTACTACACTGGCGTCGTCTTCGAGTGCTTCGACGCCACCGGCGACATCGGGCGCTCCGTGTTCGGCGGCGGGCGCTACGACGACCTCATCGAGGAGTTCGGCGGCCAGCCCACGCCCGCGGTCGGCGTCGCGCCCGGCCACGCGCCCCTGAACCTCCTGCTCGAACGCGCCGGCGTCCGGTCCGACGGCAACCTCTCGACGGACTACTACGTCCTCCAAGTCGGGGACACCGAGGCGGAGGCCGCGCGCGTCGCCAGCGACCTCCGCGCCCGCGGCCACGTCGTCGAGACCGACGTCGCCGACCGGAGCTTCGGCGCGCAGATGAACTACGCCGACGGCGTCGGCGCAGAGACAGTCGTCATCGTCGGCGAGCAGGACCTCGCGAACGGCGAAGTCACCGTCAAGGACATGGTCAGCGGCGACCAGACGACCGCGAACTTCGAGGACTTCCCCGGCGACCGGGACGAACCCCGCTACGAGGACTTCGCCTGA
- a CDS encoding substrate-binding domain-containing protein has translation MPQTRRQFVAGAAATAAVAGSVATGLGAGGESTASALVAGSLLSVASDVPDASVEAHGSLAARRLVTSGARSPDALALADPALFAGVAESPTLFATNALTLAYDPESAHADAIRDDWPTALRADGVRVGRTDPAVDPLGYRTLLALRLAARRGLLDDADPVVANTRVFPETQLARVLDSGNVDAAFVYRSMAVEYDMPTVDLPPAIDFSDPARADTYASVSLDLGGRVVTGAPIRYGAVTLTERGRSWVQEFTEDADRLRDHGFRVPDAYPVTERESTATPSGD, from the coding sequence GTGCCGCAGACGCGCCGACAGTTCGTCGCCGGGGCCGCCGCGACCGCCGCCGTGGCGGGCAGCGTTGCGACCGGCCTCGGCGCCGGCGGCGAGTCCACCGCGTCCGCGCTCGTCGCCGGGAGCCTGCTGTCAGTTGCCAGCGACGTTCCCGACGCGAGCGTCGAAGCCCACGGGAGCCTCGCCGCGCGGCGATTGGTCACCAGCGGCGCGCGCTCCCCCGACGCACTCGCGCTCGCCGACCCCGCGCTGTTCGCTGGCGTCGCCGAGTCGCCGACGCTGTTCGCGACGAACGCCCTGACGCTGGCCTACGACCCCGAGTCGGCCCACGCCGATGCGATTCGGGACGACTGGCCGACCGCGCTCCGCGCGGACGGCGTTCGCGTCGGCCGGACCGACCCCGCTGTCGACCCGCTCGGCTACCGGACGCTGCTCGCGCTCCGACTCGCAGCACGGCGCGGCCTGCTGGACGACGCCGACCCAGTGGTGGCGAACACGCGCGTGTTCCCCGAGACCCAACTCGCGCGGGTGTTGGACAGTGGGAACGTCGACGCCGCGTTCGTCTACCGCAGCATGGCCGTCGAGTACGACATGCCAACCGTCGACCTCCCGCCAGCTATCGACTTCTCGGACCCGGCCCGAGCCGACACGTACGCCTCTGTCTCCCTCGATCTCGGGGGCCGCGTCGTCACCGGCGCGCCGATTCGGTACGGCGCGGTCACGCTCACCGAGCGCGGCCGTTCGTGGGTGCAGGAGTTCACCGAGGACGCCGACCGGCTGCGCGACCACGGCTTCCGCGTTCCCGACGCGTACCCCGTCACAGAGCGCGAGTCGACCGCGACCCCGAGCGGTGACTGA
- a CDS encoding EamA family transporter, whose translation MESGLLYALAAAGLWGTYLFALKRYFVGVHGAVLTVFVNAAAIAWYLPFAVATGGSGLPAFPPMDVWSIAVFAGTAVFGGLAFVVSVQALAVGDVSYVAPIAKIVPVFVVPIEVFVLGAYLEPTAVVGIVVATTAVYLANYEGGDVLAPFRRAIHSRAAQLALVSAALFAVSDVGRRVVLDGFTFPTRLWVPVYLGTVAVVVLPLALRRWPTTGIRPFLGKFAVTGAGVAVAEHVTALAFASAPASIASTLVNGQAIVAVLLGCLLLGEPGLRRRFGAACLAVVGVGLIAV comes from the coding sequence ATGGAGTCCGGGTTACTCTACGCGCTCGCCGCCGCTGGCCTCTGGGGGACGTACCTCTTCGCGCTGAAGCGCTACTTCGTGGGCGTGCACGGCGCCGTCCTCACGGTGTTCGTCAACGCCGCCGCAATCGCGTGGTACCTCCCGTTCGCCGTCGCGACTGGCGGGAGCGGCCTACCGGCGTTCCCACCGATGGACGTGTGGTCGATTGCGGTGTTCGCCGGCACCGCCGTGTTCGGTGGGCTCGCGTTCGTCGTCTCCGTGCAGGCGCTGGCCGTCGGGGACGTCTCCTACGTCGCGCCCATCGCGAAAATCGTCCCCGTGTTCGTCGTGCCAATCGAGGTGTTCGTGCTCGGCGCGTACCTCGAACCGACGGCCGTCGTCGGCATCGTCGTCGCCACCACGGCGGTCTACCTCGCGAACTACGAGGGCGGTGACGTGCTCGCGCCGTTCCGGCGCGCCATCCACTCTCGGGCCGCGCAACTCGCGCTCGTCTCCGCGGCGCTGTTCGCGGTCAGCGACGTCGGGCGCCGCGTCGTCCTCGACGGGTTCACGTTCCCGACGCGGCTCTGGGTGCCGGTGTACCTCGGCACCGTCGCTGTCGTCGTGCTCCCGCTGGCGCTCCGTCGCTGGCCGACGACGGGAATTCGGCCGTTCCTCGGGAAGTTCGCGGTGACGGGAGCCGGGGTCGCGGTGGCAGAGCACGTGACCGCGCTCGCGTTCGCTAGCGCGCCCGCGAGCATCGCGTCGACGCTCGTCAACGGGCAGGCCATCGTCGCCGTCCTGCTCGGCTGTCTCCTCCTCGGCGAACCCGGCCTGCGCCGCCGCTTCGGCGCGGCGTGTCTGGCTGTCGTCGGCGTCGGCCTGATTGCGGTGTAG
- a CDS encoding asparagine synthase-related protein encodes MRLGLLYSGGKDSTLAALLVDRFYDVTLVTAHFGVTDEHEHAERAADAAGFEFRALELDREVAEEAVERMREDGYPRNGIQHVHEQALEAAAALDFDAVADGTRRDDRVPTVSRAQAQSLEDRHDVDYLSPLAGFGRGAVDRLVDAELDVEVGPSEEIPRADYEAELRAMLADEHGEDAIRDVFPDHDQTYVHGLRE; translated from the coding sequence ATGCGACTGGGCCTGCTCTACAGTGGCGGGAAAGACTCCACGCTGGCGGCGCTGCTCGTCGACCGCTTCTACGACGTCACGCTCGTCACCGCGCACTTCGGCGTGACCGACGAGCACGAGCACGCCGAGCGGGCGGCCGACGCCGCGGGCTTCGAGTTCCGCGCGCTGGAACTCGACCGCGAAGTCGCCGAAGAAGCCGTCGAGCGGATGCGCGAGGACGGCTACCCGCGGAACGGCATCCAGCACGTCCACGAGCAGGCGCTGGAAGCCGCCGCCGCCCTCGACTTCGACGCGGTGGCCGACGGCACCCGCCGCGACGACCGCGTGCCGACGGTGTCGCGGGCGCAAGCCCAGAGCCTCGAAGACCGCCACGACGTCGACTACCTCTCGCCGCTGGCGGGGTTCGGCCGCGGCGCTGTCGACCGCCTCGTGGACGCCGAACTCGACGTGGAAGTCGGCCCCAGCGAGGAGATTCCGCGCGCCGACTACGAGGCCGAGTTGCGCGCGATGCTCGCCGACGAGCACGGCGAGGACGCAATCCGCGACGTGTTCCCCGACCACGACCAGACGTACGTTCACGGCCTCCGCGAGTAG
- a CDS encoding DNA-binding protein, whose amino-acid sequence MSGSPDDDRLEELRQQKKEQLKQQQQQQGGGDAGAAQQAQREQAEQQKQALLKQHLTDGARKRLNTIKMSKPEFAEKAEQQILALAQSGRLQDQIDEEQMKDILRELKPDDQSYNISRR is encoded by the coding sequence ATGAGTGGGAGCCCGGACGACGACCGGCTCGAAGAACTGCGCCAGCAGAAGAAAGAACAGCTCAAGCAGCAGCAACAACAGCAGGGCGGCGGTGACGCCGGCGCGGCCCAGCAGGCCCAGCGCGAGCAGGCCGAACAGCAGAAGCAGGCGCTGCTCAAACAGCACCTCACCGACGGCGCGCGCAAGCGCCTGAACACCATCAAGATGAGCAAGCCGGAGTTCGCCGAGAAGGCCGAACAGCAGATTCTCGCGCTCGCCCAGTCCGGCCGCCTGCAGGACCAGATCGACGAGGAGCAGATGAAAGACATCCTCCGCGAACTCAAGCCCGACGACCAGAGCTACAACATCAGTCGCCGCTAG
- a CDS encoding 30S ribosomal protein S19e yields MATLYDAPADELVDELASELEDRLDEPDWAQFAKTGVGRELPPEQEDFWARRAASILRKVAVDGPIGVKRLATAYGDTTDGSNRYGVSPPDSASSSRNIVRSALQQLEDEGLVEQQHNRGRVVTADGRSLLDETAGDVIESLDRPELERYA; encoded by the coding sequence ATGGCAACCCTCTACGACGCTCCCGCTGACGAGCTCGTCGACGAGCTCGCGAGCGAGCTCGAAGACCGACTCGACGAACCGGACTGGGCGCAGTTCGCGAAGACCGGCGTGGGCCGCGAACTCCCGCCGGAACAGGAAGACTTCTGGGCGCGCCGCGCGGCCAGCATCCTCCGAAAGGTCGCCGTCGACGGCCCCATCGGCGTCAAGCGCCTCGCGACGGCCTACGGCGACACCACCGACGGCTCCAACCGCTACGGCGTCTCCCCGCCGGACAGCGCGTCCAGCTCCCGGAACATCGTCCGCAGCGCGCTCCAGCAGCTCGAAGACGAGGGGCTCGTCGAGCAGCAGCACAACCGTGGTCGCGTCGTCACCGCGGACGGCCGTAGTCTCCTCGACGAGACGGCCGGCGACGTCATCGAATCGCTCGACCGCCCGGAACTCGAACGCTACGCGTAA
- the thiL gene encoding thiamine-phosphate kinase, translating into MNERAALDVVGGLVAGAGDDAAVVDDTVFTIDMLHETTDFPEGTTRYTAGWRSVGASLSDVAAMGADATAAVGVYGAPDFDEDGLRAYVTGALDVCEAVDAEYVGGDLDGHDEFTVATAAVGHTDDPVRRSGATPGDALVVTGTLGRTAAAMQRFDSGAIEEANELFRFEPRVAAGRALAGHATAMMDSSDGLARSLHQLSEASDCGFTVDGDSVPVAEELRGAVEDPLDAAVTYGEDFELVATVPTDAVGAVRAATAVPVSVVGEVTDSTGEITLDGEALADRGWTH; encoded by the coding sequence ATGAACGAACGGGCGGCCCTCGACGTGGTCGGCGGGCTGGTCGCGGGCGCCGGCGACGACGCCGCAGTCGTCGACGACACGGTGTTCACCATCGACATGCTCCACGAGACGACCGACTTCCCCGAGGGGACGACGCGGTACACCGCGGGATGGCGGTCCGTAGGCGCGTCCCTGTCGGACGTCGCAGCGATGGGCGCAGACGCGACGGCGGCCGTCGGCGTCTACGGCGCGCCGGACTTCGACGAAGACGGCCTCCGGGCGTACGTGACCGGCGCGCTCGACGTCTGCGAGGCCGTCGACGCGGAGTACGTCGGCGGCGACCTCGACGGCCACGACGAGTTCACGGTGGCGACGGCCGCGGTCGGCCACACCGACGACCCGGTGCGCCGGAGCGGCGCGACGCCCGGTGACGCGCTCGTCGTGACGGGGACGCTCGGCAGGACTGCGGCGGCGATGCAGCGGTTCGACTCCGGGGCCATCGAGGAGGCGAACGAGCTGTTCCGGTTCGAACCGCGCGTGGCCGCGGGGCGCGCGCTCGCTGGGCACGCCACCGCGATGATGGACTCCAGCGACGGCCTCGCGCGCTCGCTGCACCAGCTAAGCGAGGCCAGCGACTGCGGGTTCACCGTGGACGGCGACAGCGTTCCCGTCGCCGAAGAACTCCGCGGCGCCGTCGAGGACCCGCTCGACGCGGCGGTGACGTACGGCGAGGACTTCGAACTCGTTGCAACCGTGCCGACTGACGCGGTGGGCGCAGTGCGTGCGGCGACAGCCGTCCCCGTTTCGGTGGTCGGTGAGGTGACGGACTCGACAGGAGAGATAACGCTCGACGGCGAGGCGCTGGCGGACCGGGGCTGGACGCACTAG
- a CDS encoding site-2 protease family protein yields MSAQPPDGAPNPDSFASVFDVYEVRRDDGRVLYFGDPETDRETLMETVWPAFRERGYEVSLTRRTGEIVLVAEPHDATTDDGGFPWTNLALFVATIASTLFVGANWYYVDPFSPEILRALPFTLAVVGVLGVHELGHYAMSRYHDVDASLPYFIPFPSLFGTMGAVIRMRGRIPDRRALFDIGVAGPLAGLVAAIGVSAVGLVLPPVTVPPEIVNSADAVEVQFAYPPLLRAIAVTLGEPLSYSDPSLSINPVVMGGWIGMFITFLNLIPVGQLDGGHVLRSLAGEHAERIAPLVPTALFALAGYQWFVADAGNAAGIWVLWGIIATVISFAGSVDPVDDSPLDRRRIAVGVLAFVLGALCFMRVPIQIVG; encoded by the coding sequence ATGTCGGCTCAGCCGCCCGACGGTGCCCCCAATCCTGATTCGTTCGCGTCGGTGTTCGACGTCTACGAAGTGCGCCGCGACGACGGTCGCGTGCTCTACTTCGGCGACCCCGAGACCGACCGCGAGACCCTCATGGAGACCGTCTGGCCGGCGTTCCGCGAGCGCGGCTACGAGGTCAGTCTCACCCGCCGCACCGGCGAGATTGTTCTCGTCGCGGAACCCCACGACGCCACCACCGACGACGGCGGCTTCCCGTGGACGAACCTCGCGCTGTTCGTCGCCACGATAGCGTCGACGCTGTTCGTCGGCGCGAACTGGTACTACGTCGACCCGTTCTCGCCGGAAATCCTGCGCGCGCTCCCGTTCACGCTCGCCGTCGTCGGCGTGCTCGGCGTCCACGAACTCGGCCACTACGCGATGAGCCGCTACCACGACGTCGACGCGTCGCTCCCGTACTTCATCCCGTTCCCGTCGCTGTTCGGCACCATGGGCGCGGTCATCCGGATGCGCGGCCGGATTCCCGACCGCAGAGCCCTCTTCGACATCGGCGTCGCCGGGCCGCTCGCGGGGCTCGTCGCTGCCATCGGCGTCTCGGCCGTCGGTCTCGTCCTCCCGCCGGTGACTGTCCCGCCGGAAATCGTCAACTCTGCGGACGCCGTCGAAGTCCAGTTCGCGTACCCGCCGCTACTGCGCGCCATCGCCGTCACCCTCGGCGAACCGCTGTCGTACAGCGACCCGTCGCTGTCCATCAACCCCGTCGTGATGGGCGGGTGGATTGGGATGTTCATCACGTTCCTCAACCTCATCCCGGTCGGCCAACTCGACGGCGGCCACGTCCTCCGGTCGCTCGCCGGCGAGCACGCCGAGCGCATCGCGCCGCTGGTGCCGACGGCGCTGTTCGCGCTCGCCGGCTACCAGTGGTTCGTCGCGGACGCCGGCAACGCCGCCGGCATCTGGGTGCTGTGGGGCATCATCGCCACGGTCATCTCGTTCGCGGGCAGCGTCGACCCCGTCGACGACTCGCCGCTCGACCGGCGCCGAATCGCGGTCGGCGTGCTCGCGTTCGTGCTCGGCGCGCTCTGCTTCATGCGCGTCCCCATCCAAATCGTCGGCTAG
- a CDS encoding molybdopterin synthase — MQLHGIVGDGADGVADRLADRLAERGRVGVVRAGNPDTPARTTYTVGDGWTGAGEDRSPDEVLDDLARDHDYALLVGFPDARVPQIAVGDADIDDPALRVDAENPDLDAAVEAVEAADLFETLSSLVADLKRSPRADYSGAIATFTGRVRALEADDDEWTESLTFEKYDAVAAERTATIREELEARDGVLDVRLHHRVGRIEAGEDIVFVAVLAGHRGEAFEAVEDGIDRLKDEVPIFKKEVTVEDEFWKHEQ, encoded by the coding sequence ATGCAATTACACGGCATCGTCGGCGACGGCGCCGACGGCGTCGCGGACCGCCTCGCCGACCGCCTCGCCGAGCGCGGCCGCGTCGGCGTCGTCCGCGCCGGCAACCCCGACACGCCAGCGCGAACCACGTACACCGTCGGCGACGGTTGGACGGGCGCGGGCGAGGACCGCTCTCCGGACGAAGTCCTCGACGACCTCGCGCGCGACCACGATTACGCCCTCTTGGTCGGCTTTCCCGACGCCCGCGTCCCCCAGATTGCCGTCGGTGACGCCGACATCGACGACCCCGCGCTTCGTGTGGACGCCGAGAACCCCGACCTCGACGCCGCTGTCGAGGCAGTCGAAGCTGCCGACCTCTTCGAGACGCTGTCTTCGCTGGTCGCGGACCTGAAGCGGTCGCCGCGCGCAGACTACTCCGGTGCCATCGCAACGTTCACGGGCCGCGTTCGCGCCCTCGAAGCCGACGACGACGAGTGGACGGAGTCGCTGACCTTCGAGAAGTACGACGCCGTCGCCGCCGAACGCACCGCGACCATCCGCGAGGAACTGGAAGCCCGCGACGGGGTCCTCGACGTGCGCCTGCACCACCGCGTCGGCCGCATCGAGGCCGGCGAGGACATCGTCTTCGTCGCGGTGCTGGCCGGCCACCGTGGCGAGGCCTTCGAAGCCGTCGAGGACGGCATCGACCGCCTCAAGGACGAAGTCCCGATTTTCAAGAAGGAGGTCACCGTCGAGGACGAGTTCTGGAAGCACGAACAGTAG
- the pyrH gene encoding UMP kinase, giving the protein MRVVVSIGGSVLAPGLAHERVEEHAAAIEELADAGCEIGAVVGGGGVARDYITTARALGANEIELDDIGVDVTRLNARLLIAALDGMAAPSPAEDYEKAGEAIRRGDVAVMGGVVAGQTTDAVSAALAEYTNADLLVYATSVPGVFSADPNEDDDAEHFEQMTAGELVDIIADIEMNAGSSAPVDLLAAKLIERSGVRTIVLDGTDPSRIVDAVLHGEHDGTDIIPEGTADQMTYWADNA; this is encoded by the coding sequence ATGCGTGTCGTGGTTTCTATCGGCGGTAGCGTCCTCGCGCCCGGCCTCGCCCACGAGCGGGTCGAGGAGCACGCCGCCGCCATCGAAGAACTCGCCGACGCCGGCTGCGAGATCGGAGCCGTCGTCGGCGGCGGGGGTGTCGCGCGGGACTACATCACGACGGCGCGAGCGCTCGGCGCCAACGAGATCGAACTCGACGACATCGGCGTCGACGTCACGCGCCTGAACGCCCGCCTGCTCATCGCGGCGCTGGACGGGATGGCGGCGCCCAGTCCCGCCGAGGACTACGAGAAGGCGGGCGAGGCGATTCGCCGCGGTGACGTCGCGGTGATGGGCGGCGTCGTCGCGGGACAGACGACGGACGCCGTCAGCGCGGCGCTGGCGGAGTACACGAACGCCGACCTGCTGGTGTACGCGACCAGTGTGCCGGGCGTGTTCAGCGCGGACCCGAACGAGGACGACGACGCGGAGCACTTCGAGCAGATGACCGCGGGCGAACTCGTGGACATCATCGCCGACATCGAGATGAACGCGGGGTCCTCGGCGCCCGTCGACCTGCTCGCCGCGAAACTCATCGAGCGCTCGGGCGTGCGCACCATCGTCCTCGACGGCACCGACCCCTCCCGCATCGTCGACGCCGTGCTGCACGGCGAACACGACGGGACGGACATCATCCCCGAGGGCACCGCCGACCAGATGACCTACTGGGCGGACAACGCGTAG